In Arthrobacter burdickii, one DNA window encodes the following:
- a CDS encoding alpha/beta hydrolase, producing MNLLERGRAWMLDYAYVGFWQVHGFILREDPARYLTPAPGAPAGKVPVLLIPGIYETWQFMRPIADHLHRAGHPVHVVQKLGYNRGTVEAMALLAAGYIEEHDLTDVVVVAHSKGGLIGKFLMTMSSIAPRITRLVAINTPFSGSVYANFFLLPSIRAFSPRDRTLRALLANLEINAHITSIYGRFDPHIPGGSFVEGARNIQLDTMGHFRPIADARVLQEVDRAIEAGERDTA from the coding sequence GTGAATCTCCTCGAGCGGGGCCGGGCCTGGATGCTGGACTACGCCTATGTCGGTTTCTGGCAGGTGCACGGCTTCATCCTCCGGGAGGACCCGGCACGGTATCTCACGCCTGCGCCGGGCGCGCCCGCCGGCAAGGTTCCCGTGCTGCTGATCCCGGGCATCTACGAGACGTGGCAGTTCATGCGGCCCATCGCCGACCACCTGCACCGGGCCGGCCATCCGGTCCACGTGGTGCAGAAGCTGGGCTACAACCGCGGCACCGTCGAAGCCATGGCTCTGCTGGCCGCCGGCTACATCGAGGAGCACGACCTCACCGATGTCGTCGTCGTCGCGCACAGCAAGGGCGGACTGATCGGCAAGTTCCTCATGACCATGTCGAGCATCGCTCCACGCATCACCCGCCTGGTGGCGATCAACACGCCGTTCTCCGGCTCCGTCTACGCCAACTTCTTCCTCCTGCCGAGCATCCGCGCCTTCTCCCCCCGGGACCGGACCCTGCGGGCGCTGCTCGCCAATCTCGAGATCAATGCGCACATCACCTCGATCTACGGCCGGTTCGACCCGCACATCCCGGGCGGCAGTTTCGTGGAGGGTGCACGCAATATCCAGCTCGACACGATGGGCCACTTCCGCCCCATCGCGGACGCGCGTGTGCTGCAGGAGGTCGACCGCGCCATCGAGGCGGGGGAGCGCGACACCGCCTGA